In Oreochromis niloticus isolate F11D_XX linkage group LG5, O_niloticus_UMD_NMBU, whole genome shotgun sequence, a single window of DNA contains:
- the sumf1 gene encoding formylglycine-generating enzyme, with translation MHGPWAVPWNKKNIKMLRYFTLLFIFGCVSKVLCLQSSCSAEQEPPGVERGAGCGCDKLTRDAPAVDPLDEDEGKAASTDPALKYSKDANDRTNQVQDDERETQSPMVQISGGEFLMGTDNPGIPPDGEGPQRLVYVDSFNMDIHEVTNQQFQSFVLATGYVTEAEKFGDSFVFEGLLSEPVKSQITQAVASAPWWLPVKGASWRHPEGPDSNITDRLHHPVLHVSWTDAVAYCSWANKRLPTEAEWEYACRGGLKDRLYPWGNKLNPKGQHFANLWQGDFPTHNSGEDGYIKTSPVMSFPANAFGLYDMVGNAWEWTTDWWTVHHTTDPQRNPTGPPSGKDKVKKGGSYMCHRSYCYRYRCAARSQNTPDSSASNLGFRCVSQEKR, from the exons ATGCACGGACCCTGGGCTGTGccttggaataaaaaaaatatcaaaatgctGCGTTATTTCACCCTATTGTTCATATTTGGATGTGTGAGCAAAGTGTTGTGTCTTCAGAGTTCATGTAGCGCAGAGCAGGAACCTCCAGGCGTGGAAAGAGGGGCGGGCTGCGGCTGTGATAAGCTGACTAGAGACGCTCCAGCTGTGGACCCCTTGGACGAGGATGAGGGTAAAGCAGCTTCCACAGACCCTGCTCTCAAATACTCCAAAGACGCAAATGACAGGACGAATCAGGTGCAGGACGATGAGCGGGAAACACAAAGTCCG ATGGTGCAGATTTCTGGAGGGGAGTTCCTGATGGGAACAGACAACCCAGGCATCCCCCCAGACGGCGAGGGCCCCCAGAGACTCGTGTATGTGGACTCCTTCAACATGGACATCCATGAAGTCACTAACCAACAGTTTCAGAGCTTCGTCCTTGCGACAGGATATGTGACTGAG GCAGAGAAATTTGGAGACTCGTTTGTTTTTGAGGGACTTTTGAGCGAGCCAGTGAAAAGCCAAATCACTCAAGCA GTGGCCTCTGCCCCTTGGTGGCTCCCAGTCAAAGGAGCCTCCTGGAGGCACCCTGAGGGCCCAGACTCCAACATCACAGACAG GCTCCATCATCCTGTTTTGCATGTCTCGTGGACAGATGCTGTTGCCTACTGCTCCTGGGCTAACAAGAGACTCCCTACAGAAGCAGAGTGGGAGTATGCCTGCAGGGGGGGCCTGAAAGACAG ACTTTACCCATGGGGAAACAAGTTGAACCCAAAAGGACAACACTTTGCTAACCTCTGGCAGGGAGACTTCCCCACACACAACTCTGGAGAAGATGGGTATATCAAAACTTCACCG GTGATGTCCTTTCCTGCCAATGCTTTTGGTCTGTACGACATGGTGGGGAATGCATGGGAATGGACAACAGACTGGTGGACTGTGCATCACACCACGGACCCGCAACGCAACCCA ACGGGGCCTCCTTCAGGCAAAGATAAAGTGAAGAAGGGAGGGTCATACATGTGCCACAGG TCTTACTGTTACAGGTATCGCTGTGCAGCAAGAAGCCAAAATACTCCGGACAGCTCAGCTTCAAATCTTGGTTTTCGCTGTGTTTCTCAGGAGAAACGATAA